A window of Cynocephalus volans isolate mCynVol1 chromosome 3, mCynVol1.pri, whole genome shotgun sequence genomic DNA:
AGAAAAGGGCAGTGTGAGGACAATGGGGTATAGCTCACCAGGCTGGGCAACCTAGGCAGGGTGTAAGAGGGCACCGTAGGCTCCCCAGGGCAGCTCCCACTTCTCCCTGCACAGCAGCCATCCTGGGGGTGGAATTGGCCATGCAGTCTCAGCCAAGGGGTGGGGACCATGCAGAGAACTCTCAGCTGGGGCCTTGCTGACTCCCTATGCCTGGCACTAGACAGAGGACAGTGCCAGGCAGAGGAAGACAGGGACAGGAGTGGGTGGCTAGAGCCTGAGCCTGCCCTGGCCAAAGCTCACAAAAAGTAACCACAGGTGAATCCCCCATGCCAGCCTCCTCAGGCATATGATTCTGTCCAGCTCTGGCTATCTGTAGTCTTCAACCTTTAAGACCCCCTCTGCCCAGCCCCACAGCCTTCTGGGGCCCTGCAACCTGGTCCCATGCTGCCCCGAGTCTAATCTGATCATGACACTGTCCCACAAGACCCCTAAAGCATGTCTCCCTCCAAGTCCATAGCCTTCGCTGCTGTCCACATCACCATGGTCTGGCTATCACCAGGATAACAGCAGGAGCTTTCTCATGGCCTTCCTACTTCCTAAGGTCAGGCACTCCAACAACTAAAACTCCAACCTAGAAGAGACCCCAGCACCGCCTGCCAAGGCCCCATCCACCTCGTCTCCAATTTCATCTCAGCTCCGACCACTCCCTGTGTGCCAGCCGCACAGACCTCCTTTCTGCTCCTCAAATAAGTCTTCGGTGTTGCTGGTCTCTCTGCCTGGGGCCAGCTCTGCACTCTTCCCTGGGAAGTCTtcatagtttgtttcttttcactttttttggtaTTAGCTCAAATGCCCCCTCCTCAGAAAGGCCTTTCCTGACTACTCCATCCAAGGAGTCATTCTAACAGCGTTACTCCAAGTGTGCTCAGACCACAGCACTGGCACcaccttgttagaaatgcaccCTCATGGGCCTCCAGCTTGACCTGCCAGTCTGGGAGTGGGGACCTAGAAACTTAcaataagccctccaggtgattcttaggCACTTTCAAGCCTGAGCACAATGCCTCCTTCTAATGTCTCCTGAGCTCCAGGCAccactggagaatgttccatttgtTCTTTACTTAGGCTGCCCTTTCACCTAGTAGAAATTTGCTCTGGGAAGCAGACCCCTCAGCTGTCCTGGTGACTGCTACATCTCCAGCTGCTAGAAGAGCATCTGGACCACAGTGGCCCATGCTAAACAGTTGGTGGACAAGGCAGGACAGGGctgggtggaggtgggtggggcCATGCAGGGCCTGGGGTCCGGGAGGGCCAAGCAGAGCCATGCAGAGGAGAGGGTCCTTCAGGTGGGCAGAGCCCTGGAGGCAACTTCAACAGCAGGTGGTTGGTTACCTGAGGACTTGGTCCCTCCCAGGCAGGGCAGCGTGTCAGGCAAAAAGGGTAGGGGTTAGTGCAGCCCTAGGTGCTgctgtgggctggggtggggggccctGGGGACCCAGGCGGTCACCTGGCTCTCAACAAGCATGGCCATGTCCATGAACATGTCGTGCAGCTCGCGGATGCTGTTCTCCAGCTTGATGATTTCACTGTGCCGTGTTTCAATCTCGCTCAGAGCCTGCTTGGAGATGCTGGAGTCCATGATGATCTAGGGGGTGGGAACAGTGAGCTAGGACCCTGCCGAGGGGGAGGGCAGCTGGGGTGGGCAGAGTTGCTCAGGAAGCCGGGCCTGAGGCTTCCCTTGCCATGGCCCTTCCCACCTTGCTGCTTGGCTCTACTGCTGACTAGTTGTTACCTAATTTCTCTGTGACCCTATTTCCTACTTATAGTATGGGCTGACAACACTCCCCACCTGTGCTTGCCACAtactaagtgctcagtaagtgacAGTTCTTAACACCAGCGTGTGACAGAGCCCAAGCTGCTGCTCCATGGACCGAGGCCTCAAACTACCTTTCTTTCATCCCCTCTCCCACACTGACTAACtactcctcccctctctcctcctgaaaCCCACGCCCCCAAGCCTACCTCCCGTGACTGTGCACCGCCTGCTCAGGAGCAGCTAGAGCACAGAGCTTCACTTGAATATAGAGACAGCCAAATGTCCTCCAAGAGGGGAAAAAGGTCCCAAGGATGATGGGAGGAGCCCTCGGCCATGGGTAAACGGTCAGGCCAACAAGGAAGTGGATCCAACTGGGAGGCATCAGGACATAGGGGCTGTGATTCAACCTTTGCCACTAATGTTTATGTGACCTCAGCCTagtcccttcccctctctaaAACCTTCCTTCACAGGGTGGCTGTGGCCAAATTCTGCCCAGTCCCAGCACTATGCACACATACTAGGGGTCTGGGTAGGGGGGTGGGACATGGTAGGTGGGTCACGGTAGCAGGGATGGTGTTCACACTCACCCCGGAGGCAAAGATGGCGGGGTTCCCACTCTCCAACATGTCCTCCAGCTCCTCACTAGTTGTGGTCCGGCCAGCTGCGAATGGGGGTCACACTGAGCCCAGCTCTCTCTAGGGTGCTCAGCAgcagcccaggccctgcccctccAGCCCTGAGCCCCACCCCCAAGCTCACTGATCTCCAGCTGCCTCTGGATGCGGCCCTTGCAGCGCTCGCGGTAGTCAGACTGCGTGGCATTGTACTCCGACATGACCTCCACAAACTTTCGGGACAGAGTGGAGTGCTGGGGGTCCGAGATGGGGGTACAGGTGTCAGGCCCCACAGGGACCCGGAGACTCAGGTGCCCGCCCACCCCAGAATTGCAGCCCACACCTGTGTCTTCCGGATCCTCAGGTCGGCCGAGGAGCGGTTCAGGCCTTCCTCCTGCTCGATGCTCTGCTCAATGCCTGGGGACATACATGGCTGCTGAGCCATAACCTACCCCCATGCACCAGCCCCCACCATCCACACACCCAGGATGTGGGAGGGCGCTCTGTGTGTGGTCTGAGTCACAGGAAGCAAAAGCAGACCAAGTGCCAGATGCTGATGGATAAGTGGCCAACAAATAAAGGCCCTTCAGCTGTGATGCGTGTgtaggtgtgtgcatgtgtatgaacGCACTCTGACCTGCAAGGCTTCGGGCATGCCCCaagctctgtgtgtgtgagcACCTGCCGTGTGCTAGGTCTGGGGGCTCAGGCCACCCTGTGCCTCTGTTCTGTTCCCCTTCTGCCCAGAAAGGCTGTGCACAGGGGCCCTGCCCAGAGTTGAGATGGCCAAGTGGCCACAACCTGTAGAGCACGTGGCCCCTAGGCCTTCATGGGGTGTGCATGTCTATGTTCACACAAGTGCATGGGACCAGGAAATGCTGGCCACTTCTGTCATTCTCTTTAGCAGAAGTGAGGAATGGTGTCCAGAGTAGAGCACTCCTTTGACAAAGCCTCAGGCACCTGTGTCCCTAGGCCTAGCCCAGAGCCTGGCATGAACAGCCTTGCCAGGCAGCTGTTAATGAATGGGCACATGATATCACCCTCATAAAGGAAAGCAAGATCCATCATACCCCGAGGGTTAGTGAAACCCCATGAGCTACAAAGAATGCCCCGCAACCACCCCCAGACACAGCCGGGAGCCTGACTCACTCTTTAACTTGGAACGAACTTTGTTCGCTGTCTTCTTTATGTCAGACATGAGTTCTTCCAGCTCCTCCTTTGTCTCTGGGGAGGTAGAAGGGGTCGGGGGAGACACCCTGGGTTCCCCCACTGCCTGATGTTCAGGCTCAGTCTCTTGCACAGGGGGCCCAGTGGGGGGCTCTGGGCAGACCCTAGGTCCTAGGTCTCCCCTCTTCCCCAGGCTAAGTTTCTGTCTGcctgctccctgccccccaaTTCTGGGCCAGGGCCACACCAGCTGCAGCCTCACCCCCTCTTGTGCTGTCTTCCAAGgagcctcccttcctccttcgCTGGCTCCCTCACCCCCTGCAGATAACAGATGGGTCTAAATTTAAGGCAGAAATAATTGTGGAGCAGCTGGCGATGCTGGAGTTGGCACCAGGGAACACTGACTTGATAGTTGCCTGAGTCGAAAGTGGGGGGTGCGGGCTCACCTAGCATTACCTGGTGGctcaggagcaggagcagccagccaGGGGCTGATGGGGCCAGGGAGGCAGAAgcctcccctgtccccacacTGCCCAGGGTGGCAGCCTCCAGCACCTTGGGTGGGCAGGCCCTATTCTATTAACAAAGTTGCCCTCCCTAGGTGCTGAGCCAAgtggaggggtggagggagaaaaGGTTCACAGAGGTGGCCCCCTCAGGCATGGTTGACCCTGGAGGTGACAGATAGCTGGACCTATGAGAGGTGAAGTTGGGGGAGAATGGTAGCATACTGTTTCTGCCCTTGTTCCAGCTAGCACTATTTCCCCAATGACGAAAGAGGCCATGGGGGTGCCCAGAACAGGCCCTTCCCAGAGAAAGATTGGCTGGCCACCTCCCCCTGGGGTACTCCTGGCAACACCCGGACCTCAGGGCAGCCCCCAGAACTCCAACCAGGGAGAAGTCAAACTGTGCTCCTGGATGTAACCTTTCAAACTACACTCTGCTTGCCTCTGTGGCTGGGGTTCCTCCCAGAGAGGATTGGGGAGGGGTgtggagctgtggatggggtcatcTCCCAAGTGGAATGTGAGTGGGGTGGAGCGGGGGGTTCCAAGGAGCGGAGGAGGGTGCCTCTTTTGTATGAACAAAGGAAAACTTGGTTACCAGCTGCTCTGACGTCTCAGCCTCTTTTGCTCAGACCCAAAATAGTCCACGCCGGATGGCAGCCCCCAGAGGAGGCACAGCCAGCTTTGGCCCAGGAAAGCCCCTCACTCACTGCCATCTTTCCTTGTGACTCTTGTTATCTCTGCTCCGCCTCTGCCCGGGAACCCCCACTAGGGAGCCCCCTTCCCTTGGTGAGTGCCTGGTACTCAGCCAGGTCTTGACTGTTCATCTTATGGGTGGGGACTCTGAGTGGTCCCTATTGACTGCGTGTGACACCATGGGAGATGTGCAGGAGGTGGCATGAAGGTACCCTAGGGAGGGAGCTTAGCTACTCCATCACCCCATGCCCACCCCACCTTCCAGCAGGTGAGAGGCCTGCTCCCTGGCTCTTTATAGTACTCCCCCGCAAGTCAGCCACTGCCTGACCCTGAGTGGGAACAACCCACTCAGGCACACAGTGACCCAGATACTCATGGGCACAGACTTACATCACATGCTGCTGTCCTGAGCAAATATCTGGGAGAGGGACAGTGTGATAGGTGCACTGGGTGTATCCCTGGCCTGCGTGGTCTCTCTCCTTCTGACCCTTCCTGAGACAGTCTCCCTTCTTCCCACCTGACCCATTTTGCCTTCCAAGGGACCGGCACCAGGTTTGGTTGGTGTGGCCTTGGCCTTGGTTCCAGCACACTTTGGGGCTGTGGAAAGATTGATTCTGGGTTCTTGAGGATGCCAGTGGGCTGGGGGTCAGAGCCATGGGTAGGGAGGCAGTGCTGGAGATGAGAATAAAACCCAACCCTGGGTACCAGCACCGGGGTGGCCAGACCTTTCCCCCTTGAACACATGGCTTTATCAGGCCCCACAGGCTGGAGCCTTCCAAAGGAGCTGGAGAAGAGGTGAGTAAGCCACGAGGAGCAGCATGGACAGGCAGGTGCATGCACCCGGTCTGAGTTCAGGTGGCTGTCCTAGCCCCCACCCTAGGGGGCAATCACTGCCTCCCTGGGACTGAGGATGAGCCTCCCCCTACAGGGAGGGGCTCTCGGGTAGGGCTACACGCATTCAGCCTGGCACATATTAGCATAGTGATCACCGTCTCAACAGGAAACGTGAGGGCTGGGTCAGGGGACCTGTCTGGGGACAGAGTGAAATCCAGATATGCAGAGGTTCCCTGTGTAGAGGGAGACAGGTGTGACTTCCTGGAGTCGTGAGAATGTGTGGTTCTGGGGTACCAAGTGGCCAGGTGCCAGGGCTGCCAGCTCTTTCCAGAAACTCTGCCTGCTTGGCCAGCTTGCCCTCCCACAGTGCTGACGTTTCACAGCCACCATCTGCTCCCCAGGGAGGGGAGGGCCTGGGCTGAGAGGCCTCCTATTGATTAGAGAcagctccttccctccctcctgtccccctTCCCAGAACCCCAGAGCCGTAGCCAGCCCTGTGGCCTTAGAAAAAAGCCAGTTTACTTGGGGAGGGCTGGGCCAGCACCTGACCCCACCCAGGCACGAGAAGGGCTGCCCCTCCCACCACCCAAGTCTTTGCATGAAACCCGGATCTGCTGGTCAGCGATGTTGGGCACTGACCCCCAACCCCAGGCCCGGGTCAGCTGTGTTTCCTAAGGCTTCTGGAACCCTCCCCAACCTGGCCAGCCCAGGCACCCCTCAGCCTATCAGCAATGAAGGGTGCTAGGGTTCCAGGAGCCCCGCTGGCAGCAGCCCGTCCTGGAGGTCTGTGGGGACTGAACCTGCTCCTCACACCCCACACTCACTCTCGTCAGGGTTGGGGGAGGCCAGGATGGCGCTGTGTTTCCGCTTCACCTCCCCCACGTTCTCTGCGATCTTGTCAATGAAACCTCGGATCTCCTCCACCTGCAGACCAAGGCCAGGTGGTCAAGCGGAGAAAATCTGGGAAGGAGGCTTCTTGGAGCCGGGCCTGCCCAGAGTCAGGCCACGGTCAGGGCTCAGGGAGAGGATGGGCCAGGCTTCAGGCGGTGGGGCGTAGGGTTGGGGTGGCTGCTCCCAAGCATCTTCCTAAACAGGGGTAGGAGGAGGGGGGGAGTACCAATCCCACAATACTCTGAGCTTCAATCATTTCCCCCTCCACATGGGTTCACTAGTTGGTGTCCCCAGGCTGCTGAGCCAAGCACAGATGTGTAAGAGCCCTGCTTGGCTTGGTGGTGAGAGGCGGCCACCCCAGGCCTGCAAGTATATGGGGAGAGATGGGTGTGCTGGCTCCCACCTGCTCGAAGAACTCATCCATGAAGCGTTCTCGGTCCATGGTGACAGTGACATCATCGTCATCATCGCTGTCCTTGGCCTGCACAGGGTTGCGCACACATGAGTGGACCTGCGGTAGGTCCAGTGCGTCCCACTAGACCTGGCACCCCAAACCACACAGTGTGTGCCCACATGCCGGCGTGCAGGGTGCAGCTCCACGGCCCT
This region includes:
- the STX1A gene encoding syntaxin-1A isoform X3, whose amino-acid sequence is MKDRTQELRTAKDSDDDDDVTVTMDRERFMDEFFEQVEEIRGFIDKIAENVGEVKRKHSAILASPNPDEKTKEELEELMSDIKKTANKVRSKLKSIEQSIEQEEGLNRSSADLRIRKTQHSTLSRKFVEVMSEYNATQSDYRERCKGRIQRQLEITGRTTTSEELEDMLESGNPAIFASGIIMDSSISKQALSEIETRHSEIIKLENSIRELHDMFMDMAMLVESQVTAWVPRAPHPSPHPVLSQGSIWSSGTPGPAGGDD
- the STX1A gene encoding syntaxin-1A isoform X2, producing MKDRTQELRTAKDSDDDDDVTVTMDRERFMDEFFEQVEEIRGFIDKIAENVGEVKRKHSAILASPNPDEKTKEELEELMSDIKKTANKVRSKLKSIEQSIEQEEGLNRSSADLRIRKTQHSTLSRKFVEVMSEYNATQSDYRERCKGRIQRQLEITGRTTTSEELEDMLESGNPAIFASGIIMDSSISKQALSEIETRHSEIIKLENSIRELHDMFMDMAMLVESQGEMIDRIEYNVEHSVDYVERAVSDTKKAVKYQSKARRKKIMIIICCVVLGIVIASTFGGIFG
- the STX1A gene encoding syntaxin-1A isoform X1; this translates as MKDRTQELRTAKDSDDDDDVTVTMDRERFMDEFFEQVEEIRGFIDKIAENVGEVKRKHSAILASPNPDEKTKEELEELMSDIKKTANKVRSKLKSIEQSIEQEEGLNRSSADLRIRKTQHSTLSRKFVEVMSEYNATQSDYRERCKGRIQRQLEITGRTTTSEELEDMLESGNPAIFASGIIMDSSISKQALSEIETRHSEIIKLENSIRELHDMFMDMAMLVESQGTFPKSCPEPGVHLELGYPWPCRGR